GCGCAACCGGCGGAGACCTGGACCGCGGCTTCTTCTTCCAGCCCACGATCCTGCGGGGCGTGAAGCCCGGCTCGCGGCTGGCCTGCGAGGAAGTGTTCGGTCCGGTGCTGAGCGTGATCCGGTTCAAGGACCTGGACGAGGCGATTCGCATCAACAACGAGGTGAAGTACGGTTTGTCCAGCTCGATCTACACCAACGATGTCCGCGCATCATTCCGCGCGATGCTCGAGCTCGACAACGGTATCTCCTACATCAACGCGCCCACGATCGGTGCCGAGGCGCACCTGCCTTTCGGCGGTGTGAAGCAGACCGGCAACGGTCACCGTGAGGGCGGCTGGGAGGTCTACGAGTTCTACTCGGAGACGAAGGTCTGCTACGTCGACTACTCGGGTAAGCTGCAGCGGGCGCAGATCGACACGTACGACGCCGGGCCGTACTGAGTCGGTGCGCGCGCCGGCGGGCGCCTGCGTGTCGCTGGCCGCAGGACGCCGGCGCCGACCGCCGGACGCGGAACCCGTTCTGCAAGTCGGCCGATCCGGCCATTCGTGTGCCCCGGTGGCGGTGGTATCCTTGGCGCCATGGGAAGGCTGCTGAGACCCCGACTGCCCGGTGTGCCATTCCACATCACGGCGCGCACACAGGAACACGAGCCGTTGTTCGAGGGGTTGGAGGAGCAGGTCACAACGATGATCCGCACCTCCAGCCACTACTCGGACGCGGAGCTTCTCGCGTATGCCGTAATGCGGACCCACATCCACGTGATCGTGGTGCAGGGAAGGCGGCCTCTCGGTGAGTTCATGCAGCCCCTGCTGCGGCGCATCGCGCTGCTGATCATCCAGCGGACGGGCAGGCGTGGACACGTGTTCCGCGGGCGTTACGCCCACAGCACCTGCCAGGATCCGGAGTATTTCAGGAGCATGGTCGCGTATGTGCACCTGAATCCGGTGCGGGCAGGTCTCTGCAGGGCACCGGCCGACTATCCGTGGTCCTCACATCGCGACTATGCGCGTGGTCCGCGACCCGACAGCCTCACCCGCTACGCGCTCGCGGTGGAGCAGGGGATGCGGGTCTTTGCGCGCGCATCCGAACAGACCAGCGATCAGTGCCGTCGCGACTACCGCGCGTTCGTGCGCTGGCGACTGGCGATGGATCGGTACCTGAATGCGGACTTCGATTCATTACACCCACTGCCGCGTGCGCCGCTCTCGATCGGGGGCGATCTGCACTGGTACCGCGAATACGGCAGCGGCCGCCCCCTGCGCCTCGCCGGGACTGCGGTCCCGGCGACTCGGGCGATGGACCTGCGCGACCACATGCACGCCGCGCTCAGGGATCTCGATCCGGA
This window of the Longimicrobiales bacterium genome carries:
- a CDS encoding transposase, which gives rise to MGRLLRPRLPGVPFHITARTQEHEPLFEGLEEQVTTMIRTSSHYSDAELLAYAVMRTHIHVIVVQGRRPLGEFMQPLLRRIALLIIQRTGRRGHVFRGRYAHSTCQDPEYFRSMVAYVHLNPVRAGLCRAPADYPWSSHRDYARGPRPDSLTRYALAVEQGMRVFARASEQTSDQCRRDYRAFVRWRLAMDRYLNADFDSLHPLPRAPLSIGGDLHWYREYGSGRPLRLAGTAVPATRAMDLRDHMHAALRDLDPEMPLELLRSGGSTRPLVRIRRQVIARALSAGYVGTRVAEFLNISPTSVSRVKSRMRDGAAW